Genomic DNA from Triticum urartu cultivar G1812 unplaced genomic scaffold, Tu2.1 TuUngrouped_contig_5341, whole genome shotgun sequence:
GAAATCAAACTCTTTTTGAGTGTCATGTAAGTTAGCATGTTTCCTGAAAATGTACATGGTATGCATTTACTTTACGAGTTACTAGTTCGTTCAGCTATGATAACAGCTGCTGCTAATGATCTGTAGGAGGATGAGCTAACCATAGTGGATGTTCGGAAGCTAAAACCCGTCCACAAACAGAAGTTCCCTTACGAGGTACTTACCAAATGAAGTTTGGACACTGGAAACACCCTTTAGCAGTTTTTCTCTATTCTAAATCCAGCTATGTTTTGGGGTACCCATGGCCCCGTGCATATCGACGTGATAAGAAATATAGTGAGCCACATGTTCATTTGTCTTGTCTTAGACCAAAAAGTTGTGCACTGATGTTTATTTTTCGGGGGGAGAACAGTAAGGATACCTACTGATACTCTGAATGCACAATGATATATGATACCAACCAGCTGAATCTAGATAATGCATTTACTGTACTACTGATGTTCACACCTTGCTAAACTTCATATTGTCAATTTCCTGCATTTCTTGTTTTTCGTGACTTGTGGCGTGTGTGTTTCTTGTTAAATGTCTGACATGAACTCTTGATTTGTCCCCCAGATTAATGAGATTGCATGGAATAAAACTGGAGATTTATTCTTCATAACTACTGGGCTTGGTAAGATGCTAAGATGTACTTTCCTCTTAATTATGAATATTTAAGCTCCTCAATTGTGAAAATGGAACAAGGAGCCTTGATGTTGTCAGACGTCAGGCGTCAGGATCACATAAGTTGATGTTAATGCTGCTGCCTGGTTTTGTTCTTTATGTAGGATTTGTTGAGGTGGTCAACTATCCTTCCCTTGATGTTGTCTGCAAATTAAATGCCCATACAGCAGGGTGCTATTGCATAGCAATGGATCCCCTTGATAGGTGAGAAAATTCTTTGTTCAGTTTGTTGTTTCAGTTATTTGCGCTGAACATGTTTTAAACATGGAACGGAAGGGGAGAACCCTAAGGATTATTTGAATTACAAATATATAGTATTTACTTATGGAGGACCAACCATATTTACTAGAAAATACACAAAAAGGCTCGAGCTTGCGATCCGTTTTTACTCGGGATCTAGTTGATTTGCTGTATTTTAGTTCCTTACACTAGTTACTGGGTTGCTAGATATGCTATTTGAGTTAACACTAAAGCTATATTCTGACTTTTCGTAAGAGCTACTGAAATTGTATCCTAGCTTCATCTTTAGACAAAAATCATATCCGAACTACCTGCAGTTGAGTAAATACCTATTACTTATAGGTAACTCCATAGGTGATTTATGAAGAGGATTTCTGAGGAACTGGTTTAGGGAAACATGCATGGGCTCAGGAAAGGGATCCCCCGAATAATGGATAGCCGTTTGTAAACCAGGTCGTAAACTTTATATATACTGGGAATATATCCCATGGCCTATGGTAACCATTGGTTTAGTGGAAGAATGAAAACCATGATTAGGATGTTGATCCTCTCCACACACTTCGGTCAATTACTAAAAAGAGAAGAAATGAATTATCATGTAATTTTGCAGAGAACTCATCGTATGCTCTCCTCACGGGTAACTTCCCCAGAATGTGTTGCTTCTCTCAAAAAGATGTTAATTAGGCACTCTTATTTGTCATAACTAGGCAAAGATATACTAACTGGCCACGGGGTAACCTGCTACATGTTCGCCCTTTCAGGGGTTTCATAGGTTATCTTCCCATATATATCTACAATGCCGAATTCAGAGTTAATGTTGAAAATGAAAATTCACCACATGGTCCAAATTCTTCTCCCCGCAACTATACAACGATCACCAAGCATTTTTTGTATGTTTGTTTGAAACTGACTGTAAACTTTTTTTTTGTGGGAAGGAACTGATTGTAAATTAAGAGCCTGaacaaactaatcatgtggaGAAGTAGCAAGTTGTGCTCCACAAGTACAAATTGTGTTAGTGTGTTATGTTTTGATGTCAACATCCAGGTAGAGTACAATTGTTTTGATGGTCACACTTACAGAATGTTTTGATGTCAGGTATTTTGCTGTTGGAAGTGCAGATTCACTTGTCAGTCTTTGGAATGTCAAAGAGCTGCTATGCATTAAAACCTTCACAAAACTTGAGTACGTCTTTATCTACTATATTGAACTTCTTTAGATTACTATCATAGAAATAGCTTCAAATGATTTTTGTTTGAATCAGCCTCAGTTAGGGCCAACAAGTTTTCCCTCAATGTAACAGCACATATTTGATACACCGTGGGCATGATGTTTACATTGAAATTAGTAAACAATTTGTGCATATCTGTGTTATTTCTAGGGGTGCAAGCGGCATCCCGCTTCATCCGCAAAACTCATTGGTTAGTTCATAGTTTGCTCATCACTTGCCTAAAGTTAACACTATTTGTACTATAGTATTGTCTGCTAGCCCGCCCCGCTTGCATCTCCCATGGCCTTCCCACCAAAGCCCGACTGGCAACGGCAATGTAGACATTCAGGACGTTTGTAATCTTTTCAATTACTTTGATTTACTATTTTAATAATTTTATATTGGATAATATGACTACAAACAGCTCATAATGTTAATTATTAAGAAGAATAGGGTATGGGCTTGACTAATCTCATATCTCATACACTGACTTTTGCCTCCAAACATAATTAGAAAGAGTGATTGAACTAAATAATGGTTAGGTGAATTGTGATCATTGGAAAAAAACATTCAAAGGTTAATCTGAGTACGACCAGGGTAACCCTATGTGTACCAATTTCAGGTGGCCTGTCAGAACAGTTAGCTTCAATCACACTGGAGAATTTATTGCATATGCCAGTGAAGATCCTTTCATTGACATTGTAAGTGATCACGAATGCAGTGAAATTTCTTATCTATCCGAGACTAACTGTTTTGAAAGATTGATTATTTTACATTTTTTCGTTTCATCAGGCCAATATTCAGACTGGACGATCAATTCATCAGATTCCATGTAAAGCAGCTATGAATAGTGTTGAATGGAATCCTAAATACAACCTCCTGGCTTATGCAGGAGATGACAAGAATAAGTACCAGGCTGATGATGGTATGGTTATCGCAGTTACTCATTTTAGTGCTGTCGAATGAAATAAAACGCATAATTTTTCTTGAACCTCTTGCTCAATAGTTTCTGAAAAACCACAAGCACGTTATAACATCCCAAACAACGGAATCTTTGCTATTATCTTTTCTGTTAAGAACATCCAGTCATGGTAAAACTAATATTCTTCCCTCTATTACTTCTTTTTTCCTTTTGCCTGTTGTTTCCCGCTGCTTCTACTGCCTGTTGTTTCCCGCTGCTTCTACTATCCTGCATCCAAGTACATGAGTGGACATGAAGGGAAAATTAAGAGTCCATTTTCTGCATGCTATGTTGTTAGTGTTTGGGATGCTGTAATGCAGTTGAGGAAGTTTCTAATGTTGTCCATGGGAATGTCGATGTTTCAGGAACCATCGAGCAAATTTCCTCCCCGTCGATTTCATTAACTCTTGAACTTAAAAAAAACTATTACCTTCAGATGCATTTATTTCACTTCATAACAATTTAGCTTTATGATTGCTCAATTCTTCATCTGAAAAAAACAAAGCGACATAGAAATGTAGCGGCACTAACATTTCTCGTCATTCATTTTTACAGGTGTTTTCCGAATATTTGGTTTTGAAAGCACATAATCTGATGCGGACCGGATTATCACCAGCAAGTTGTCTCTGTAGATTCAGTTATCTGGCCTTACAAATGTAACTCCATTTTTTTGTCAGCTTGATTGAGGTGTTTGGTTTGAGGGACTGGATGATGAATGCACCCCTGTTTGGTTTGAGGTATAGACTCTGCATGCATCAAGCTAGTTCTAAATGATGGATTAGGTAATTTGACCAATTTTAAGAGATTATCCAGCGATGGACCGAGCTGTGATGGTCAAGGTGATTTTCTCAAACCAAACATCCCAGAACCAACAGTGTTGTTGTATTGTACCATATGTGATTACTAGAGAACAACTTGGCATTGTATCTTATCCAACAGAACATTACTGAAACATATTAAAGTaaaatagatcaaattttgtacaaggtttgtactccctccgttccagaTTATTATAACGTCTGCAACACCAAATTTGTTACATTGGATTTGTCAACAAAAATATTTACGTGTATAATACTATAAATATTAGCATTTTTTTTGTATATTTGGTCAAACATAAAAGAAGTTTGACTGAGAACAAAACTAAAACTTCAACtaatttggaacagagggagtacaaaataagaaaagaaaataaGGTATAGCGTTGTAATATATCAGTATAAGAGGGGATGAAGTGAGGTTGCAAATAAATAAACAATGTGGGTGTGACAATGAAcacattttttttaaaaaaaaattgacATTTGTAAAATGCATTTTTGGCGCACAGGAGCATATGCTCCCTAGAGCCGAATTGGATTTCCAAACAGTGTGCATCTTTAACACTTGTTGCCCAAGGATTGTAGCTGGAAGGCATCAGAAGACAATTGGAGCCAAAAATTCAAAATAGTGGCACTAAACTTgtataaaaataaaaataattatgaGTATAAAGATGATTGTTTATGAAACTCTCGAGTTGAATTTCATGCACGTTGCTCGTATGACACACTGAAACATGGGCCCAAGGGCACATGTCAGTGGGGCACTGAATGTCATGTTCTCAAACTTGAATTATGAGATTGACATATACAACAACAAAGATACATTGCATTGCTTGGCACACCACTTGATGGCATTCACATTCATAATCTTCGGTCCTGGAGCTTTTTTCATTTGATCCatacacacaaacacaaaacacACTGGACAAGGACAGAAAGAAAAGCCTCTGCACACATATTGGACAACATGGATGGACTCTGAACCCACAACAAAAGCCAAGAAAAGAATAACAAACACTTCCCTGAAATGCTTGCAAGAATGCAAAAGAAAGAACCAACAAGAATCACATTTTGGTCAAACTGGTAACCAGACTTTGTGTTCAGCCGATCATCAAGCTCCTCCACCTCTTCAATCACTCACTCTCAGGATCTGTACACGTTGAAATGCTTCGCCCATCGCCGCGCCATGAACGGGTCAAGGTGATCCCAGCTCTCGGCGCAGCAGCTGCTCCTCCTCTCGCCGCCGATGCTCGTCCCCATGTCACGGCCCCCGCAGTACCTGCTGTCGCTCTTCTCCTCAAAGCCGACAGCGACCTCACCCGTCCTTGAACGGTCCTCTCTTCCACCCTCCAGGTAGCTGTAACCAACCAGTATGAAGCCACAGTCTGCCACAAGGTCAAGCGGGATCCTCCTCTCCTCACCACCCCTCAGCTCCCCTAGCCTCACCACTCCACCATGCTCCCCTATCCTCAGGTGGGTGTCGCCTATGACACCGCCGAGCAACCGTGCAAGTAGCTCCTCAAATTCATGCATCACGAAGCTGTTCTGCACCCCGAAGCCGAGCCCGACATGGAACTGGTGAACCGGGATGCTCGCACGGTTCATGTCTACCCCAGCATAGCTGCGTATTGGATGATCAGAGAGGTGAAGAATGCAGTTGCTTGGGTTCTGGTGTGCCCGGTCCTCTAGTATCTTCAGACCCTTCTGCAAAGCCCCTACTGGATCAATTCCACCAACAGAGCAGAGGTGTTCGATGACCTGCAATGCCATTCGTTTACCATGGGAGGACATCCGACGCAAGGGGAAGGCACGAGTTGCAGTGGTGGCATTTGTGACAATGGCCAACCGGTCAATTGCGCGCATGGAGAAGACAACCAGTGCCACTGCCTGCTTCAACAGCCTCAGGTGTGGCCCATTAGGGCTGGCAACCAAGACCAAGTCCATGGCTGGCTGTGGTGCTAGGCTGACTGAGAGGTAAGCACGCCTTTGCACACTTGGTGAAGCAATCTGCGGTGGTGAAACCA
This window encodes:
- the LOC125529104 gene encoding THO complex subunit 3 (The sequence of the model RefSeq protein was modified relative to this genomic sequence to represent the inferred CDS: added 340 bases not found in genome assembly), producing the protein MEGREDDKKGGAAAPGSSAPGTRFKNLVSREYYSHKKKVHSVAWNCIGTKLASGSIDHTARVWSIDPHGHSKVKDIELKGHSDSVDQLCWDPKHPDTVATAAADKSIRLWDARSGKCQVVELSGENINITYKHDGTHIAVGNKEDELTIVDVRKLKPVHKQKFPYEINEIAWNKTGDLFFITTGLGFVEVVNYPSLDVVCKLNAHTAGCYCIAMDPLDRYFAVGSADSLVSLWNVKELLCIKTFTKLEWPVRTVSFNHTGEFIAYASEDPFIDIANIQTGRSIHQIPCKAAMNSVEWNPKYNLLAYAGDDKNKYQADDGVFRIFGFEST
- the LOC125529103 gene encoding probable E3 ubiquitin-protein ligase WAVH2 (The sequence of the model RefSeq protein was modified relative to this genomic sequence to represent the inferred CDS: added 340 bases not found in genome assembly) translates to MEYKNHKAAKAGAFTPPPRTARNRAGRAYGAVAQGGQRAMAGGCGGEGTLARWRRAAAKRIGLSCASFFSSHAASPSPPPPKTISCSAVNAPAGSSDGEQEKLEEPTSTRMADKNFCAICLEALSTSSSGIDNCDRPAIFTAQCSHSFHFLCIASNIRHGNVTCPICRAQWSQLPRDLKGPPLLHNQSDPILRILDDNIATSRVNRRSSIRATRYNDDDPVEPYTLTEHVDPCLRFALIPSPVAAHHHALGHYPCGRMMPPQHPSQYSYSGSSMVSPPQIASPSVQRRAYLSVSLAPQPAMDLVLVASPNGPHLRLLKQAVALVVFSMRAIDRLAIVTNATTATRAFPLRRMSSHGKRMALQVIEHLCSVGGIDPVGALQKGLKILEDRAHQNPSNCILHLSDHPIRSYAGVDMNRASIPVHQFHVGLGFGVQNSFVMHEFEELLARLLGGVIGDTHLRIGEHGGVVRLGELRGGEERRIPLDLVADCGFILVGYSYLEGGREDRSRTGEVAVGFEEKSDSRYCGGRDMGTSIGGERRSSCCAESWDHLDPFMARRWAKHFNVYRS